The DNA window TCATCGAGATGAGCCCGCGAGCGCTCGATGTTTCGAGGTCAGCAGATCTGGTGAGAAACCAGAGCCGACGGTTATAGTCCGGATGAAAGAGAATAAGAGCCAACACTTACTCTGACTTATTAGAGTGACCTATGCTGGCTCTTGTATCACATCGCCCTGATTCAGGTTAACTATCTAGGAGTCACCATGAATCAGATTCAGTTCATACGTCGAATTGCATATTTCATCGCTTCCAAGCTTGTTCTATCAACCATAGCCACCAAGCTTTGTCAGAGCCTCTATGCCTTCATAAACATCAAATCGGAGCAGCACTAATGTTTACTGGAATTATTTCCTCAATCGCCGCCATTCAGGACATAGAGGATCATAATGGGATCCGTACTTTCGACATTGAGTTTGAACAAGGCTTTTGCAATGACCTTGACATAGGAGCAAGTGTAGCTGTCGATGGTGTGTGCTTAACCGTCACCAAGCTGCTACCACCGAACAAAGCCTCATTTGATGTAATGCTGCCAAGTATTCGGCTCACCACGCTTGGAAGCTGTAACGCAGGCACAAAGGTAAATGTGGAGCGGGCAGCGAAAGATGGGGCAGAAATTGGCGGACACCCTCTTTCTGGACATATTGATGACAAAACTAAGGTCGCTGAAATTGAAACAATAGAAGATAATTACCGTCTTAGGCTTGAGCTTCCACCATCACTTAAGCCCTATATTTTTCCAAAAGGATACATAGCGATAAATGGTGCTAGCCTTACAGTTTCTGAAGTCGATAAATCAAGCA is part of the Vibrio aquimaris genome and encodes:
- a CDS encoding riboflavin synthase subunit alpha, whose translation is MFTGIISSIAAIQDIEDHNGIRTFDIEFEQGFCNDLDIGASVAVDGVCLTVTKLLPPNKASFDVMLPSIRLTTLGSCNAGTKVNVERAAKDGAEIGGHPLSGHIDDKTKVAEIETIEDNYRLRLELPPSLKPYIFPKGYIAINGASLTVSEVDKSSNWFEVWLIPETRRQTTFEEKALGDYVNIEIERGTQVVVDTIRNTLTDALGPLLPEFERYLTTKNSSIDSLTSTTVRHISKK